In Felis catus isolate Fca126 chromosome A2, F.catus_Fca126_mat1.0, whole genome shotgun sequence, the following proteins share a genomic window:
- the LOC101086714 gene encoding olfactory receptor 9A4-like, with the protein MMNNLSGATEFCLLGFPGSQELHHTLFAIFFFFYSATLMGNTVIIVIVCVDKRLRSPMYFFLGHLSALEILVTTIIVPVMLWGLMLPGMQTISLAACVTQLFLYLAVGTTEFALLGAMAVDRYVAVCNPLRYNIIMNSHTCIWVVIVSWVFGFLSEIWPVYATFQFTFCKSNLLDHFFCDRGQLLKLSCGDTLFTEFVLFLMAVVIIIGSLAPTIVSYTYIISTILKIPTASGRRKAFSTCASHFIFVVIGYGSCLFLFVKPKQTQAAEYNKIVSLFISVVTPFLNPFIFTLRNDKVKEALRDGMKRCCRLVKD; encoded by the coding sequence ATGATGAACAATCTCTCTGGTGCCACTGAGTTCTGCCTTCTAGGCTTTCCCGGGTCCCAAGAACTACACCACACTCTTTTTgccatattctttttcttctactcaGCAACGTTAATGGGAAACACAGTCATCATCGTGATTGTCTGTGTGGATAAACGTCTGCGGTCCCCTATGTATTTCTTCCTTGGTCATCTCTCTGCCTTGGAGATATTGGTTACAACTATTATTGTGCCTGTGATGCTTTGGGGATTGATGCTCCCTGGGATGCAGACAATATCTCTGGCTGCATGTGTCACCCAGCTCTTCCTGTACCTTGCTGTGGGGACCACAGAGTTCGCATTACTGGGAGCGATGGCTGTGGATCGTTACGTGGCTGTCTGTAACCCTTTGAGGTACAACATCATTATGAACAGCCACACCTGCATCTGGGTGGTCATTGTGTCATGGGTGTTTGGGTTCCTCTCTGAAATATGGCCAGTCTATGCCACATTTCAGTTTACCTTCTGCAAGTCAAATCTGTTAGACCATTTTTTCTGTGACCGAGGGCAACTGCTCAAACTATCCTGTGGTGACACTCTTTTCACAGAGTTTGTTCTCTTCTTAATGGCTGTTGTCATTATCATTGGTTCGCTGGCCCCAACAATAGTCTCCTACACCTACATCATCTCTACCATCCTCAAGATCCCCACAGCCTCGGGCCGGAGGAAAGCCTTCTCTACGTGTGCCTCTCACTTTATCTTTGTTGTGATTGGCTATGGAAGCTGCTTGTTCCTGTTTGTAAAACCTAAGCAAACACAGGCTGCTGAGTACAACAAGATAGTTTCCCTGTTTATTTCTGTGGTAACCCCTTTCCTGAACCCTTTCATCTTCACCCTGCGGAATGACAAAGTCAAAGAGGCCCTTCGGGATGGTATGAAACGCTGCTGTCGACTGGTCAAGGATTGA
- the LOC101098529 gene encoding olfactory receptor 9A4-like codes for MMNNFSSATEFCLLGFPGSQELHHILFAIFFFFYSVTLMGNTVIIVIVCVDKRLQSPMYFFLGHLSALEILITTITVPMLLWGLLLPGMQTISLAACVTQLFLYLAVGTTEFVLLGAMAVDRYVAVCNPLRYNIIMNSHTCIWVVIVSWVFGFLCEIWPVYATFQFTFCKSNLLDHFFCERGQLLKLSCGDTLFTEFVLFLMAVVIIIGSLTPTIVSYTYIISTILKIPTASGRRRAFSTCASHFTFVVIGYGSCLFLYVKPKQTQAAEYNKIVSLFISVVTPFLNPFIFTLRNDKVKEALRDGMKRCCRLVKD; via the coding sequence ATGATGAACAATTTCTCTAGTGCCACTGAGTTCTGCCTTCTAGGCTTTCCTGGGTCCCAAGAACTACACCACATTCTTTTTgccatattctttttcttctactcaGTGACATTAATGGGAAACACAGTCATCATTGTGATTGTCTGTGTGGATAAACGTCTGCAGTctcccatgtatttcttccttggTCATTTGTCTGCCTTGGAGATCCTGATCACAACTATTACTGTGCCCATGCTGCTTTGGGGATTGCTGCTTCCTGGGATGCAGACAATATCTCTGGCTGCATGTGTCACCCAGCTCTTCCTGTACCTTGCTGTGGGGACCACAGAGTTTGTGTTACTGGGAGCGATGGCTGTGGACCGTTACGTGGCTGTCTGTAACCCTTTGAGGTACAACATCATTATGAACAGCCACACCTGCATCTGGGTAGTCATTGTGTCATGGGTGTTTGGGTTCCTCTGTGAAATATGGCCAGTCTATGCCACATTTCAGTTTACCTTCTGCAAGTCAAATCTGTTAGACCACTTTTTTTGTGAACGCGGGCAACTGCTCAAACTATCCTGTGGTGACACTCTTTTCACAGAGTTTGTTCTCTTCTTAATGGCTGTTGTCATTATCATTGGTTCACTGACCCCAACAATAGTCTCCTACACCTACATCATCTCTACCATCCTCAAGATCCCCACAGCCTCGGGCCGGAGGAGAGCCTTCTCTACGTGTGCTTCTCACTTCACCTTTGTTGTGATCGGCTATGGCAGTTGCTTGTTCCTCTATGTGAAACCTAAGCAAACACAGGCTGCTGAGTACAACAAGATAGTTTCCCTGTTTATTTCTGTGGTAACCCCTTTCCTGAACCCTTTCATCTTCACCCTGCGGAATGACAAAGTCAAAGAGGCCCTTCGGGATGGTATGAAACGCTGCTGTCGACTGGTAAAGGATTAA